The following coding sequences lie in one Candidatus Methylomirabilis sp. genomic window:
- a CDS encoding DUF6513 domain-containing protein: MKILFITGKLAERALKETLAGMEADFDHEVAVLKISVAALMTQPFILHALRSPHADLVMIPGLCRVEPHELEQALGVKVEKGPKDLRDIPYYFGVEKKREGYGEHDLTILAEINDAPTLPIGELLSKARYYAACGADVIDVGCIPAQPAGNVGEIVSALRSEGFRVSIDSFDPQEILAADKAGAELLLSLNALNLHLAPDLQCTPVIIPDFGKRLDSLAANIEAVERLGVTRYLIDPILAPIGFGFAESLARYTEARRRFPQAEILMGVGNVTELTDADSTGINALLTGVMSELQIRYVLTTEVASWARGSVRELDVARRLMHYARQRGVLPKEIDDGLLTIKDRRIDCPSEAELREMQRMVTDPNFRIFADREAIYVFNRDLFIKETDIRRIFDQLKAHLGQDPTGHAFYLGRELMKARIAMLLGKKYIQEDDLRWGYLEHGLPGD, from the coding sequence ATGAAGATCCTCTTCATCACCGGCAAGCTGGCAGAGCGCGCCCTGAAAGAGACGCTGGCAGGCATGGAGGCCGACTTCGACCACGAGGTGGCCGTCCTCAAGATCAGCGTGGCCGCCCTGATGACCCAGCCGTTTATTCTTCATGCGCTGCGCTCACCCCACGCTGATCTTGTCATGATCCCCGGACTCTGCCGCGTGGAACCTCACGAGTTGGAGCAGGCGTTGGGCGTGAAGGTCGAAAAGGGACCGAAGGATCTGCGTGATATCCCCTACTACTTCGGTGTGGAGAAGAAACGGGAGGGGTATGGCGAGCACGATCTGACCATCCTGGCCGAGATCAACGACGCCCCCACCCTACCGATCGGCGAACTCCTCAGCAAGGCCCGTTACTACGCGGCCTGTGGTGCGGATGTCATCGATGTAGGTTGCATTCCAGCGCAACCGGCCGGCAATGTTGGCGAGATCGTCTCTGCGCTCCGATCCGAGGGGTTCCGCGTCAGTATCGACAGCTTTGATCCGCAGGAGATTCTTGCCGCCGATAAGGCCGGCGCCGAATTGCTCCTGAGCCTGAACGCTCTGAACCTGCATCTGGCCCCGGATCTTCAGTGTACTCCGGTAATTATCCCCGATTTCGGCAAGAGGCTGGATTCCCTTGCAGCGAATATCGAAGCCGTAGAGCGCCTGGGCGTGACACGATACCTCATCGATCCGATTCTCGCGCCGATCGGCTTTGGTTTCGCCGAGTCGCTTGCCCGCTACACCGAGGCGAGACGTCGATTCCCGCAGGCTGAGATTCTCATGGGGGTGGGAAACGTCACCGAACTCACCGATGCCGACAGTACCGGGATCAATGCGCTCCTCACAGGCGTCATGTCGGAGCTACAGATCCGCTATGTCCTCACTACCGAGGTGGCCTCATGGGCCAGGGGGTCGGTCCGCGAGCTGGACGTGGCCCGGCGGCTGATGCATTACGCCCGTCAGCGTGGGGTACTGCCCAAAGAGATCGATGACGGGCTGCTCACGATCAAGGACCGGCGGATCGATTGCCCATCAGAGGCAGAGTTGAGAGAGATGCAGCGGATGGTGACGGACCCAAACTTCCGCATCTTTGCCGACCGGGAGGCTATCTACGTGTTCAACCGCGATCTCTTCATCAAGGAGACCGACATCCGCCGGATCTTCGACCAGCTCAAGGCGCACCTGGGCCAGGACCCGACAGGCCACGCCTTTTACCTGGGCCGCGAGCTGATGAAGGCGAGAATTGCGATGCTGCTGGGGAAAAAATATATCCAGGAAGATGACCTCAGATGGGGCTATCTTGAGCACGGCCTCCCTGGGGATTGA
- a CDS encoding SDR family NAD(P)-dependent oxidoreductase, translating to MELRRVAIITGGTKGIGKAIAYRLAQDGRDVVLNYHGDDEAAQSALREFESLPMKAMTVKADVSTSDGASHLIETAVKQLGSLDILVNNVGPFLVRALYDTTDDEWRRTLDSNLGSVFYCSRAALRVMRERRGGSIINIGALNVEHSPIGVFEAPAYYIAKSGVIMLTRSLARSEAPWGIRVNAVNPGFIETESYDQYRAEDKAAWTRMIPLGGLGTPDDIAEAVSYLASERARYVTGTVLHVHGGLWV from the coding sequence GTGGAATTACGACGGGTTGCGATAATCACAGGGGGTACCAAGGGGATCGGCAAGGCGATCGCCTACCGCCTCGCCCAGGATGGTCGCGACGTCGTCCTGAACTATCATGGCGACGATGAAGCAGCCCAATCGGCCCTCCGGGAGTTCGAGAGCCTGCCTATGAAGGCGATGACTGTGAAAGCGGATGTCTCCACATCGGACGGCGCATCCCATCTCATCGAAACGGCGGTCAAGCAACTCGGCTCACTTGATATTCTGGTCAACAATGTCGGTCCCTTTCTCGTGCGGGCGTTGTATGACACCACCGACGACGAGTGGCGTCGAACGCTGGACAGTAACCTGGGTAGCGTCTTCTATTGCAGCAGGGCGGCCCTGCGGGTCATGCGAGAGCGGCGGGGCGGCAGCATCATCAATATCGGGGCGCTCAACGTCGAGCATTCGCCGATCGGCGTCTTTGAGGCGCCGGCCTACTACATCGCCAAGTCCGGCGTCATTATGCTGACCAGGTCGTTGGCGCGATCCGAAGCGCCTTGGGGCATCAGGGTCAACGCCGTGAACCCCGGCTTCATCGAGACCGAGAGCTACGATCAGTATCGGGCTGAGGACAAAGCGGCCTGGACCCGAATGATCCCTCTTGGGGGATTGGGCACGCCCGATGATATCGCCGAGGCGGTGAGTTACCTGGCATCCGAGAGGGCGCGATACGTGACTGGGACAGTCCTCCACGTGCACGGCGGCCTCTGGGTGTAA
- a CDS encoding EamA family transporter — MSNRLIGVLFVLAAVVCEAVGQLCFKHAANHARDSARLSTIRKVFAKSEWIGAGIGCFSVEWGFWTIALTLLPVSVAQPMASVELVVIALLSHSFLKETVNLRRWAGIVLILAGVCLVGFS; from the coding sequence ATGAGCAACCGGCTGATCGGCGTCCTGTTCGTGCTCGCGGCTGTCGTCTGCGAGGCGGTCGGACAGCTTTGCTTCAAGCATGCCGCCAACCACGCCCGCGACAGCGCCAGATTGTCGACAATTCGCAAGGTATTTGCCAAGTCTGAGTGGATCGGGGCCGGGATCGGCTGCTTCAGCGTCGAATGGGGATTCTGGACGATCGCCCTCACCCTGCTGCCGGTCAGCGTAGCCCAGCCGATGGCCAGCGTCGAACTGGTCGTCATCGCGTTGCTCTCGCACAGCTTCCTGAAGGAAACCGTCAACCTGAGGCGATGGGCGGGGATCGTATTGATCCTGGCGGGCGTCTGCCTGGTCGGATTCAGTTGA
- a CDS encoding beta-ribofuranosylaminobenzene 5'-phosphate synthase family protein — protein MRVTVKAPARLHFGFIDPDGSSGRMFGSIGLAIDEPAVILEATPADRLEVVGRERSRVVTLARRFLRYYRLNQGVRISVTTTIPAHAGLGSGTQLALSVASALARLFSIDANIRELAAVMGRGRRSGIGIAAFEQGGFIVDAGRRMNVTAKVVPSSACQVPGSESQTPNPKSQTRRLDPVPPIIVRYPFPENWTFVVAIPYADRGLAGTAETKAFHRLAGRPASAAGRLSRLLLMQMLPAILEQDPVAFGGSLTSIQRIVGNWFRPVQGGTFATTQGAALVKAMSRAGALGVGQSSWGPAVYGLAADQDQADHIKHRLMQVMKGTVEAILFLAKASNRGAEIH, from the coding sequence ATGAGGGTGACGGTCAAGGCCCCTGCCAGGCTTCACTTCGGTTTCATCGACCCGGACGGCTCATCGGGTCGGATGTTCGGAAGCATCGGGCTGGCGATCGACGAGCCCGCAGTCATCCTCGAAGCCACGCCGGCGGACCGCCTTGAAGTCGTAGGGCGAGAGCGGAGCCGAGTCGTTACGCTCGCGCGCCGGTTCCTCCGCTATTACCGGCTGAACCAGGGAGTCCGCATCTCCGTTACAACCACGATCCCTGCCCATGCCGGCCTGGGCTCCGGAACCCAATTGGCCCTGAGCGTCGCGTCCGCGCTGGCTCGCCTGTTCTCCATCGATGCCAATATACGAGAACTGGCAGCCGTCATGGGTCGAGGTCGTCGTTCAGGGATCGGAATTGCCGCCTTTGAGCAGGGCGGTTTTATCGTAGACGCGGGACGGCGGATGAACGTCACGGCGAAAGTTGTTCCAAGTTCCGCGTGTCAAGTGCCGGGTTCAGAATCCCAAACCCCAAATCCCAAATCCCAAACCCGACGCCTAGATCCTGTCCCTCCCATAATCGTTCGCTACCCCTTTCCGGAGAACTGGACTTTCGTAGTGGCGATCCCTTATGCTGACCGTGGGCTCGCTGGAACCGCAGAGACCAAGGCATTCCACAGACTCGCCGGCCGCCCCGCCAGCGCTGCAGGACGCCTCAGTCGCCTCTTGCTCATGCAGATGCTCCCGGCCATCCTCGAGCAAGACCCTGTCGCCTTCGGTGGGTCGCTCACGAGCATTCAGCGAATTGTCGGAAACTGGTTCAGACCCGTCCAGGGCGGAACCTTTGCCACCACACAAGGGGCGGCGCTAGTCAAAGCGATGTCACGGGCAGGAGCGTTAGGGGTAGGGCAAAGCTCCTGGGGACCGGCGGTCTATGGGCTGGCTGCGGATCAGGATCAGGCCGATCACATAAAGCATCGTCTTATGCAGGTCATGAAAGGGACAGTTGAGGCGATCCTCTTTTTAGCAAAGGCCTCCAATCGAGGGGCCGAGATTCACTAA
- a CDS encoding GNAT family N-acetyltransferase, whose protein sequence is MGGDRIDPGGRLPGRIQLMPGHSEFSVRWFASATQIAGDLWETCFPPPLEGQWWYVALENSRIEDQFTFAYMQIERSGEPVGIAPVFIMDVPIDLVAPPAIARILKLLGTLIRAARYQRTLFIGSVCADEGTVGLKPGLSLTQVAPVIQRAADERARIERCSMVVWKDFPDPQAADLESIKTELGLFKLASFPGTRLRLSGPGVEPYLKALKGSRRHNLKKKLRRGKELGKLYTTVAQHPDDATLDEIWGLFWQTYEKGKTKFERFNVEFFRQIRRCPQAHFILMRETDTRALTAFMLCFQLGPRTINKFLGIDYTLDGGNRFLYFQLWEQFIEWASRTGATELQSGQTGYRAKLDVGHDLVPLTNYCKHVSPFLHGIFEKVTRDVTWETLDEDLAAFLKAHGDDSI, encoded by the coding sequence ATGGGCGGGGATCGTATTGATCCTGGCGGGCGTCTGCCTGGTCGGATTCAGTTGATGCCCGGCCACTCCGAATTCTCTGTCCGCTGGTTCGCGTCCGCAACACAGATTGCCGGCGATCTGTGGGAGACCTGCTTCCCTCCTCCACTGGAGGGCCAGTGGTGGTATGTGGCGCTGGAGAACAGCCGGATCGAGGACCAGTTCACATTCGCCTATATGCAGATCGAGCGATCAGGCGAACCGGTAGGCATCGCCCCGGTCTTCATCATGGACGTGCCGATCGACCTGGTCGCCCCGCCGGCGATTGCCCGCATCCTGAAACTGCTTGGGACGCTGATCCGCGCCGCCCGTTATCAACGCACGCTGTTCATTGGGTCGGTGTGCGCCGATGAGGGAACCGTCGGCCTGAAACCGGGGCTCTCGCTCACACAGGTCGCCCCCGTCATCCAGCGCGCCGCCGACGAACGGGCCAGGATCGAACGGTGCAGCATGGTTGTCTGGAAGGACTTCCCCGATCCTCAGGCGGCCGATCTGGAGTCGATCAAAACGGAACTGGGGCTATTCAAGCTGGCCAGTTTTCCCGGTACCCGATTACGCCTCTCCGGTCCCGGTGTTGAACCCTATCTCAAAGCACTCAAAGGCTCCCGACGACATAATCTGAAGAAGAAGCTCAGACGCGGGAAGGAACTGGGCAAGCTGTACACGACGGTGGCGCAGCATCCCGATGACGCGACGCTGGATGAAATCTGGGGCCTGTTCTGGCAGACCTACGAAAAAGGCAAGACCAAATTCGAGCGGTTCAACGTCGAGTTCTTCCGGCAGATCCGCCGGTGCCCGCAGGCCCATTTCATCCTGATGCGCGAGACCGACACGCGCGCGCTGACAGCCTTCATGCTCTGCTTTCAGCTTGGGCCACGGACGATCAACAAATTCCTCGGCATCGACTACACGCTGGACGGCGGCAATCGGTTTCTGTATTTCCAGCTCTGGGAACAGTTCATCGAATGGGCGTCCCGCACCGGCGCGACCGAACTGCAAAGCGGGCAAACCGGCTATCGCGCCAAGCTGGATGTGGGGCACGATCTGGTCCCCTTAACCAACTACTGCAAGCACGTCTCACCGTTTCTGCACGGCATCTTTGAAAAGGTCACCAGGGATGTGACATGGGAAACGCTGGATGAAGATTTGGCGGCATTCCTGAAGGCTCATGGGGATGACTCGATATGA
- a CDS encoding ATP-binding protein codes for MDRQRKVTHATDQGSRWIIGLIMVAIYLTEWWTPGNIFISYGYVLPILLAAAFHSKRIAIVTIGMSIVLTYVGMLGPIEQFTWEALINRSITSVVLAAAGYFSLAREALQSKLQQATEDLSRQNDDLTAAYRRLFATEQRLKRVEQMAAMGKLVASVAHEVGTPLHSVSMHLQILEDEPGTTAEMKSRIGIIQSQVDRVVLLIQDLLASMRNPQPTLAPVLLDGVIQEVMKLTHPMLAAKGIRVETEFPAGLPSVLCDKTQLEQVLLNLVVNAIEAMSPGGRLILRTARRDFKIEVDKAFLLPDGRSPDGLAVITVQDNGQGIAEEHQRFIFEPFFTTKEISQGSGLGLAISRDIITAHGGTLTVESQPGLGTTAEITLPIYTRGENYA; via the coding sequence ATGGATCGACAACGGAAGGTGACACACGCGACCGATCAGGGGTCCCGTTGGATTATTGGCCTGATCATGGTTGCCATCTATTTGACGGAATGGTGGACCCCAGGCAATATCTTCATTTCGTACGGCTATGTCTTACCTATCCTCCTGGCAGCCGCTTTCCATTCAAAACGGATCGCCATTGTCACCATCGGAATGAGCATCGTCTTAACCTACGTCGGGATGTTGGGTCCCATCGAGCAATTCACCTGGGAAGCGTTGATTAACCGGTCCATCACCTCAGTCGTCCTGGCCGCTGCCGGCTATTTTAGCCTGGCACGTGAGGCTCTGCAATCCAAGCTGCAGCAGGCGACAGAAGATCTGTCGCGACAGAACGATGATCTCACGGCAGCGTACCGCCGGCTCTTCGCAACCGAGCAACGGTTGAAGCGAGTTGAGCAAATGGCGGCGATGGGGAAGTTAGTGGCCTCGGTCGCGCATGAAGTCGGCACGCCGCTCCATTCAGTCTCTATGCATCTTCAGATACTGGAAGATGAACCCGGAACAACAGCAGAGATGAAGAGTCGTATCGGCATCATCCAATCGCAAGTCGACCGTGTGGTGCTGCTCATTCAGGATCTCCTGGCGTCCATGCGTAATCCCCAGCCGACCTTGGCCCCTGTACTGCTGGATGGGGTTATTCAAGAGGTAATGAAACTCACTCACCCGATGCTCGCAGCAAAGGGGATACGGGTAGAGACCGAGTTCCCGGCGGGCTTACCTTCGGTGTTGTGCGATAAGACCCAACTCGAACAGGTGCTGCTGAACCTCGTCGTCAACGCCATCGAAGCCATGTCGCCGGGGGGGAGGTTGATACTTCGGACCGCCCGGCGCGACTTCAAGATCGAGGTCGACAAGGCCTTCCTGCTACCGGATGGGAGAAGTCCAGATGGTCTCGCGGTAATCACGGTCCAGGATAACGGCCAAGGCATCGCCGAGGAACACCAACGGTTCATCTTCGAGCCGTTCTTCACAACCAAGGAGATCAGCCAGGGAAGCGGTCTGGGGCTGGCGATCTCCAGGGATATCATCACGGCTCATGGCGGGACCCTTACCGTGGAGAGCCAGCCCGGATTAGGAACGACCGCGGAGATTACCTTGCCGATCTACACGCGCGGGGAGAACTATGCCTAA
- a CDS encoding sigma-54 dependent transcriptional regulator: MPKPSRILVVDDDATACAVLAEVLIKAGYTVETAGGGAEAVEKGQRLPVDLVLTDIQMANMDGMAVLKRFREFSPDTPIILLTAFGTIESAIKAIKSGAYDYVSKPFKKDEVLLTIRRALDQRRLLNENMRYRQEFLDRYQFSNIIGSSQAMIDVYKLVARVASGRSTVLLQGESGTGKELIARAIHYNGPRVDAPFVAVNCAALTESLLESELFGHEKGAFTGALTTKRGFFEEADGGTILLDEVGDMSPALQAKLLRVLQEQEIRRVGGNQSIPVDVRVLTSTHRDLWSMVKKEQFREDLYYRLNVVTITLPPLRERREDIPMLAYHFMHTCAAANQKRVMGISPEAMLVLQQANWPGNVRELAHTIESAVVVTSHEIILPDDLPVTLRKSVPAAPAPEFSDLVTLQELEKRYLIRVLDETHGNKTEAAKLLGIDRRTLYRMAERFGLDLAEE, from the coding sequence ATGCCTAAGCCGTCTCGAATCCTCGTGGTGGATGACGATGCCACAGCCTGTGCAGTGTTGGCCGAGGTCTTAATCAAAGCCGGCTACACGGTGGAGACGGCCGGCGGGGGGGCTGAGGCGGTAGAAAAGGGCCAACGACTCCCCGTGGATCTGGTGTTGACCGACATTCAGATGGCGAACATGGACGGGATGGCCGTGCTCAAGAGATTTCGGGAGTTCAGTCCGGACACCCCAATCATCCTCCTCACCGCCTTCGGCACCATAGAGTCAGCTATCAAGGCGATCAAAAGCGGGGCCTATGATTATGTCAGCAAGCCGTTCAAGAAAGACGAGGTCCTGCTCACCATTCGCCGAGCCCTCGATCAGCGCCGGTTACTGAACGAGAACATGCGTTATCGCCAGGAGTTTCTCGACCGGTATCAATTTTCCAATATCATCGGAAGCAGCCAGGCGATGATCGATGTCTACAAGCTGGTAGCCAGGGTGGCAAGCGGACGCAGCACCGTTCTGCTGCAGGGCGAGAGCGGTACAGGCAAGGAACTGATTGCGCGAGCGATTCATTATAACGGCCCCAGGGTGGATGCGCCCTTCGTGGCGGTGAACTGCGCAGCCCTCACCGAGAGTCTGCTGGAAAGCGAGTTGTTTGGCCACGAAAAGGGCGCCTTTACCGGCGCATTGACCACGAAACGGGGGTTCTTTGAGGAGGCCGACGGCGGGACGATTCTCCTGGACGAGGTGGGGGACATGAGCCCGGCCTTGCAAGCAAAGCTGTTACGGGTCCTGCAGGAACAAGAAATCCGTCGGGTCGGTGGCAACCAGTCGATCCCTGTGGATGTTCGTGTGCTTACCTCCACCCATCGTGACCTGTGGTCCATGGTCAAGAAGGAGCAGTTCCGCGAGGACCTCTACTACCGTCTCAATGTGGTCACCATTACCTTGCCGCCACTTCGGGAACGCCGGGAAGACATCCCGATGCTGGCCTATCACTTCATGCATACGTGCGCGGCCGCCAATCAGAAACGTGTGATGGGGATTTCGCCGGAGGCGATGCTGGTGCTCCAGCAGGCGAATTGGCCAGGAAACGTCCGGGAACTCGCACATACCATCGAATCGGCAGTGGTTGTGACCAGCCACGAGATCATCCTGCCGGACGACCTCCCCGTCACTCTTCGCAAATCGGTCCCTGCTGCGCCTGCACCGGAATTCTCAGACCTCGTCACCCTGCAAGAGCTGGAAAAGCGGTACCTTATCAGGGTCCTTGATGAGACGCATGGCAACAAAACTGAAGCAGCCAAGCTTCTCGGAATCGATCGACGAACGCTCTATCGGATGGCCGAGCGCTTTGGACTCGACCTCGCTGAGGAGTAA
- a CDS encoding MtnX-like HAD-IB family phosphatase translates to MVNQVVLSAICHPQLEKSAASVHTLRIPSELPAFQVLCDFDGTITKTDVTDAILETFALPAFRDWERRWERGEITSRECLARQVELIRADRATLMQFAADIPIDEGIVTLQQRCAQHGIPLVIVSDGIDQFIEAVLHRHGLSSIPVVSNRLVWDGNGPPSLGFPYASLDCMVGAGTCKCAVANLFGLSLRETTYIGDGRSDRCISTMAQKVYAKAGLREWCDLQGVAYEPFETLTDVTERLFRKVGCFA, encoded by the coding sequence ATGGTGAATCAGGTCGTTCTTTCAGCAATCTGTCATCCTCAACTCGAGAAGTCGGCAGCGAGTGTCCATACACTGCGTATACCGAGCGAGCTGCCGGCTTTTCAAGTCCTCTGCGATTTCGACGGGACCATCACCAAAACGGATGTGACGGACGCCATCCTCGAAACCTTTGCCCTGCCGGCATTCCGTGACTGGGAGCGTCGATGGGAGCGGGGTGAGATCACCAGCCGAGAGTGTCTGGCCCGCCAGGTAGAGTTGATTCGAGCAGATCGGGCAACGCTGATGCAGTTTGCGGCCGATATCCCCATCGACGAGGGCATCGTAACGCTCCAGCAACGGTGCGCACAACATGGTATCCCGCTGGTGATCGTCAGCGACGGTATCGATCAGTTTATCGAGGCGGTCCTGCATCGGCACGGTCTGTCCTCCATCCCAGTCGTCTCCAATCGGCTGGTCTGGGATGGGAACGGGCCCCCCTCGCTCGGTTTCCCGTATGCATCACTCGACTGCATGGTTGGGGCCGGGACGTGTAAGTGCGCCGTCGCCAACCTTTTTGGTCTCTCGCTCAGGGAGACAACCTATATCGGAGACGGACGATCCGACCGTTGCATCTCGACCATGGCACAAAAGGTCTACGCGAAGGCAGGGCTACGGGAGTGGTGCGACCTCCAGGGAGTCGCCTATGAACCGTTCGAGACACTTACCGACGTCACTGAACGTCTCTTTCGAAAGGTGGGCTGTTTCGCATGA
- a CDS encoding DUF447 domain-containing protein, translating to MIIESIVTTLDEAGEANFAPMGVTIGEGEILIRPYTDSATYRNLVTTGAAVVNLTDSIRLFAESAISNPHFPTFPAETVTGLVLTDACSYYECSVMHADTASERATFRCKIVKKGVLREFIGFNRAKNAIIEAAILATRVRLLGVEAILQEYRRLAEIVQKTGGEQETQAMRYLQDYVERQQ from the coding sequence ATGATTATCGAGAGTATCGTCACGACACTGGATGAGGCAGGGGAAGCGAACTTCGCACCGATGGGGGTCACGATCGGCGAAGGAGAGATCCTCATCCGCCCCTATACCGATTCGGCCACCTATCGGAATCTTGTTACCACCGGAGCCGCTGTCGTCAATCTGACCGACTCGATTCGCCTGTTCGCCGAAAGCGCCATCTCCAACCCTCATTTTCCTACCTTTCCGGCCGAGACGGTTACCGGCCTTGTCTTGACAGACGCCTGCTCGTATTATGAGTGTTCGGTCATGCACGCCGACACGGCTTCAGAGCGCGCGACCTTCCGCTGTAAGATCGTTAAAAAAGGGGTCCTGCGAGAATTCATCGGATTCAACCGCGCAAAGAACGCGATTATTGAGGCGGCGATCCTCGCCACTCGAGTCCGGCTTCTCGGAGTAGAGGCTATCCTCCAAGAGTATCGCCGCCTTGCTGAGATTGTGCAGAAGACCGGGGGAGAACAAGAGACGCAAGCGATGCGGTATCTTCAAGACTATGTCGAGCGGCAGCAGTGA
- a CDS encoding EamA family transporter — MSPTPPPTTGHKAPLGVWLGLAFAVCIDTVVQLVWSKAATDASSEATLATLLGMFSHPLFYAMLGLYAMQFVNWMIVLSKADLSFAQPITACSYVLTAAGSAYFLADRVTPLRMAGIALILIGVWLISGTTHHTGAPSMVHPVTDSLEDSP, encoded by the coding sequence ATGTCGCCGACTCCTCCGCCTACAACCGGACATAAGGCGCCTCTGGGCGTCTGGCTGGGCCTGGCCTTTGCCGTCTGCATCGACACTGTTGTGCAGCTTGTCTGGTCAAAGGCCGCCACCGACGCGTCCAGCGAAGCCACGCTGGCCACGCTCCTGGGCATGTTCAGCCATCCCTTGTTCTATGCGATGCTTGGACTGTATGCGATGCAGTTCGTCAACTGGATGATCGTCCTGTCCAAGGCCGATCTCAGTTTTGCCCAGCCGATCACGGCATGCAGCTACGTCCTGACAGCGGCAGGATCGGCCTATTTCCTGGCCGATCGCGTCACCCCGCTGCGCATGGCCGGTATTGCGCTGATCCTGATCGGCGTGTGGCTCATCAGCGGAACCACACATCACACCGGCGCGCCCTCGATGGTCCATCCGGTGACCGATTCGTTGGAGGATTCGCCATGA
- the bioB gene encoding biotin synthase BioB: MEVRQSSGVTERVQRIGERVLAGDAMTFEEAVELFERSDYDVHELFHVANRLRLKQFGNRIHLCSIINAKSGACLEDCGFCSQSVYHATRIPSYGMVSPDEMVGAGRKAQGNGASALGVVTAGRGYAAASADFRQLIEGIRAIAQDGWVEGHASLGIMGDEEFRQLKAAGLTTFNHNLETGRSYFPKVCTTHTYDERVRTIKAAKAAGIRTCSGGIIGMGEEPMHRAELAFALKELDVDEVPLNFLVSVDGTRLEKAIPPPPLEMLKAIALFRWILPTKNIFICAGRAHLGDLQSMIFFAGASGMMVGDFLTTKNRSVSDDLKMVRDLGLDFGGPLFAQERQGVTASIRLATGAAA, translated from the coding sequence ATGGAAGTCCGACAATCGAGCGGTGTGACGGAGCGGGTACAGCGGATCGGCGAACGGGTGCTTGCCGGAGATGCGATGACGTTCGAGGAGGCCGTCGAACTCTTCGAGCGCTCCGATTACGATGTCCATGAACTGTTCCACGTGGCCAATCGGCTCCGGCTGAAGCAGTTCGGGAACCGGATCCATCTCTGCAGCATCATCAACGCCAAGAGCGGCGCCTGCCTAGAGGATTGCGGCTTCTGCAGTCAGTCTGTTTATCACGCCACCCGGATCCCGAGTTATGGTATGGTATCCCCAGACGAGATGGTCGGGGCCGGCAGGAAGGCGCAAGGGAACGGCGCCTCTGCGCTTGGGGTCGTCACCGCCGGTCGCGGCTACGCCGCCGCATCAGCGGATTTTCGTCAGCTTATCGAGGGGATCCGGGCCATCGCGCAGGACGGCTGGGTAGAGGGTCACGCCTCTCTCGGAATCATGGGCGACGAGGAGTTTCGACAGCTCAAGGCGGCCGGCCTCACCACCTTCAACCATAATCTGGAAACCGGCCGCTCCTACTTTCCGAAGGTCTGCACGACCCACACCTATGACGAGCGGGTGCGTACCATCAAGGCCGCGAAGGCTGCCGGGATCAGGACTTGCAGTGGCGGGATCATTGGAATGGGGGAAGAGCCGATGCATCGCGCCGAGCTCGCCTTTGCCCTCAAAGAATTGGATGTAGACGAGGTCCCTCTGAACTTCCTGGTTTCCGTGGACGGAACGAGACTGGAAAAAGCCATTCCCCCGCCGCCCCTCGAAATGCTGAAGGCGATCGCGCTCTTTCGCTGGATCCTCCCGACCAAGAATATCTTTATCTGCGCCGGCAGAGCGCATCTGGGCGACCTGCAATCGATGATCTTCTTCGCCGGCGCGAGCGGGATGATGGTTGGCGACTTCCTCACGACCAAGAATCGAAGTGTGAGCGACGACCTCAAGATGGTCCGGGATCTTGGGCTCGACTTCGGTGGTCCCCTCTTCGCCCAGGAGCGCCAGGGCGTCACCGCTTCGATACGCCTCGCTACAGGCGCTGCCGCCTGA